The proteins below are encoded in one region of Buttiauxella gaviniae:
- a CDS encoding DUF3820 family protein → MDKEQLIEIANTVMPFGKYKGRVLIDVPEEYLLWFARKDEFPQGHLGELMRLTLLIKTEGLEGLVKPLKRH, encoded by the coding sequence ATGGATAAAGAACAGCTTATTGAGATAGCCAATACCGTGATGCCCTTCGGCAAGTATAAAGGCCGCGTGTTGATTGACGTGCCAGAAGAGTATCTGCTGTGGTTTGCTCGCAAAGACGAGTTTCCTCAGGGGCATCTTGGCGAGCTGATGCGACTCACATTATTGATTAAAACGGAAGGATTAGAGGGGCTGGTAAAGCCCCTCAAGCGGCACTAA
- a CDS encoding Nramp family divalent metal transporter, with the protein MTNSRVENSGTRTARRLRLALMGPAFIAAIGYIDPGNFATNIQAGASFGYKLLWVVVWANLMAMLIQILSAKLGIATGKNLAEQIRDHYPRPVVWLYWIQAEIIAMATDLAEFIGAAIGFKLILGVSLLQGAVLTGIATFLILMLQRRGQKPLEKVIGGLLLFVAAAYIVELIFSQPKLVELGKGMLIPSLPTSEAVFLAAGVLGATIMPHVIYLHSSLTQHLHGGNRAERYSATKWDVAIAMTIAGFVNLAMMATAAAAFHFSGHTGVADLDEAYLTLEPLLSHSAATIFGLSLVAAGLSSTVVGTLAGQVVMQGFVRFYIPLWVRRSVTMAPSFIVILMGLDPTRILVMSQVLLSFGIALALVPLLIFTSNDKLMGDLVNTRMVKLVGWVIVAIVVALNLWLLIGTVLGL; encoded by the coding sequence ATGACAAACAGTCGCGTTGAAAACAGTGGTACCCGCACAGCGCGCCGATTACGCCTCGCGCTAATGGGCCCCGCATTTATTGCTGCCATCGGGTATATCGACCCCGGTAACTTTGCGACCAACATTCAGGCCGGTGCCAGCTTCGGCTATAAATTGCTGTGGGTGGTGGTATGGGCCAACCTGATGGCGATGCTTATCCAAATCCTGTCGGCAAAACTTGGGATCGCCACCGGCAAAAATCTCGCCGAACAAATTCGTGACCATTACCCGCGTCCGGTGGTGTGGTTGTACTGGATACAAGCCGAAATTATCGCCATGGCGACGGACCTCGCCGAGTTCATCGGCGCGGCTATTGGTTTTAAACTGATTCTTGGCGTCTCGTTATTACAAGGTGCGGTGCTAACGGGTATCGCCACGTTCCTGATATTGATGCTGCAACGGCGCGGGCAAAAGCCGCTTGAAAAAGTGATCGGCGGATTATTGCTATTCGTGGCGGCGGCTTACATCGTGGAGCTGATTTTCTCCCAGCCAAAACTGGTTGAGTTGGGGAAAGGGATGTTGATCCCAAGTTTGCCAACCAGCGAGGCGGTATTCCTGGCAGCCGGTGTGCTGGGCGCAACCATTATGCCGCACGTAATTTATCTCCACTCGTCGCTCACGCAGCATCTACACGGTGGTAATCGTGCGGAACGGTATTCAGCTACTAAATGGGACGTTGCCATTGCGATGACGATTGCCGGGTTTGTGAACCTGGCGATGATGGCAACCGCCGCCGCTGCGTTCCATTTCTCTGGCCACACGGGCGTTGCCGATCTTGATGAAGCGTACCTGACACTCGAGCCGTTGCTGAGCCACTCCGCTGCCACCATCTTTGGTTTAAGCCTTGTTGCGGCAGGGTTGTCATCCACCGTTGTGGGGACGCTGGCAGGGCAGGTCGTTATGCAAGGGTTTGTCCGTTTCTATATTCCACTCTGGGTGCGTCGCTCGGTCACCATGGCTCCCTCATTTATTGTGATTCTGATGGGGCTTGATCCAACCCGTATTCTGGTTATGAGTCAGGTCTTGTTAAGTTTCGGTATTGCGCTGGCGCTGGTGCCGCTACTGATTTTCACCAGCAATGACAAATTGATGGGCGATCTGGTTAATACCCGAATGGTGAAGCTGGTAGGATGGGTGATTGTTGCGATCGTCGTGGCCCTGAATTTATGGCTGCTGATCGGCACAGTACTTGGGCTCTAA
- a CDS encoding NupC/NupG family nucleoside CNT transporter, whose product MSRVLHFVLALAVVALLALLVSSNRKQIRIRFIVQLLVIELILAWFFLNSEVGLGFVRGFSEMFEKLLSFANEGTNFVFGKMNDQGLAFFFLKVLCPIVFISALIGILQHIRILPIVIRFIGTLLSKVNGMGKLESFNAVSSLILGQSENFIAYKDILGKMSRNRMYTMAATAMSTVSMSIVGAYMTMLEPKYVVAALVLNMFSTFIVLSLINPYRVDESEENLQMSNLHEGQSFFEMLGEYILAGFKVAIIVAAMLIGFIALISGLNALFAAVLGISFQGILGYIFYPVAWVMGVPSHEALQVGSIMATKLVSNEFVAMLDLQKLAGTLSPRAEGILSVFLVSFANFSSIGIIAGAIKGLNEEQGNVVSRFGLKLVYGSTLVSILSASIAALFL is encoded by the coding sequence ATGTCCCGCGTTCTTCACTTTGTTTTAGCGCTTGCTGTGGTTGCGCTGCTTGCATTGCTTGTAAGCAGTAACCGTAAGCAGATCCGCATTCGCTTTATTGTTCAGCTATTGGTGATTGAACTTATCCTGGCCTGGTTCTTCCTGAACTCTGAAGTAGGTCTGGGCTTTGTAAGAGGTTTCTCGGAGATGTTTGAGAAACTGCTGTCCTTCGCGAATGAAGGCACAAACTTTGTATTCGGTAAGATGAATGACCAGGGACTCGCATTCTTCTTCCTGAAAGTACTTTGCCCAATCGTCTTTATCTCAGCATTGATCGGGATTTTGCAGCATATCCGCATCCTGCCGATTGTTATCCGCTTTATCGGTACTCTTCTGTCAAAAGTGAACGGTATGGGTAAACTGGAATCCTTTAACGCCGTAAGCTCGCTGATTTTGGGACAATCAGAAAACTTCATCGCCTATAAGGATATTCTTGGCAAGATGTCGCGCAACCGCATGTACACCATGGCCGCAACCGCCATGTCTACCGTGTCCATGTCGATTGTTGGCGCTTACATGACGATGCTGGAACCTAAATATGTGGTCGCAGCGCTGGTATTGAACATGTTCAGTACGTTCATCGTGTTATCTCTTATCAACCCATACCGTGTTGATGAAAGCGAAGAAAACCTGCAAATGTCTAATTTGCACGAAGGTCAAAGTTTCTTCGAAATGCTCGGCGAATACATTCTGGCAGGTTTTAAAGTTGCGATTATCGTTGCAGCGATGCTGATTGGTTTCATCGCCTTGATTTCTGGCCTGAACGCACTGTTTGCAGCGGTTCTGGGTATCTCCTTCCAGGGCATTCTGGGCTACATCTTCTACCCTGTTGCCTGGGTGATGGGTGTGCCTTCTCATGAAGCGTTGCAGGTTGGCAGTATCATGGCTACCAAACTGGTTTCCAACGAATTCGTGGCGATGCTGGATCTGCAAAAACTGGCGGGCACACTTTCCCCACGTGCGGAAGGTATCCTGTCTGTGTTCCTGGTTTCCTTCGCTAACTTCTCTTCTATCGGGATTATCGCGGGTGCGATTAAAGGCCTGAACGAAGAACAAGGTAACGTGGTTTCTCGCTTCGGCCTGAAACTGGTTTACGGTTCTACCCTGGTGAGTATTCTGTCTGCGTCTATCGCAGCACTGTTCCTGTAA
- a CDS encoding YfeC-like transcriptional regulator has translation MLKERMTPEELAVITGYSRQTINKWVRKECWLTSQKPGVQGGKARLIHVDERVREFINNAKRVSEKLGSYHVNDTSLEAILMNSLKQMSISEQEKMSALLLREGIAGVLKRLGIRDD, from the coding sequence GTGCTCAAGGAACGTATGACCCCGGAAGAGCTGGCGGTGATCACTGGTTATAGCCGCCAAACAATTAACAAATGGGTACGAAAGGAATGTTGGCTCACTTCGCAGAAGCCCGGTGTTCAGGGTGGGAAAGCTCGCCTGATTCATGTGGATGAACGTGTTCGCGAATTTATTAATAACGCAAAACGCGTTTCTGAGAAGTTAGGCAGTTACCACGTCAATGACACCTCACTCGAAGCCATTCTGATGAACTCGTTGAAACAGATGTCGATTTCAGAACAAGAAAAGATGTCAGCTTTGCTTTTGCGGGAAGGGATTGCGGGCGTGCTAAAACGTTTAGGTATTCGCGATGACTAA
- a CDS encoding bile acid:sodium symporter family protein: MKLFRVLDPFTLTLIFVVLVASFFPAQGSYVGFFEGLTTAAIALLFFMHGAKLSREAIIAGSSHWRLHLWVMCSTFVLFPVLGVLFAWWAPVNVSPEIYTGFLYLCILPATVQSAIAFTSLAGGNVAAAVCAASASSLLGIFLSPVLVGMVMHVHGASGSLQQVGSIMLQLLVPFVAGHLSRPLIGDWVARHKKWIGKTDQTSILLVIYTAFSEAVRHGIWHKVGLGSLLFIVVVSLVLLAIVIAINTFVARRMGFSKADEITIVFCGSKKSLANGIPMANILFPVATVGMMVLPLMIFHQLQLMICAVLARRYQKETQMATKAATDNS, translated from the coding sequence ATGAAACTCTTTCGCGTACTCGACCCTTTTACCCTGACGCTCATTTTTGTCGTCCTGGTAGCGTCTTTCTTTCCCGCTCAGGGAAGTTACGTTGGTTTTTTTGAAGGACTGACAACCGCCGCCATTGCACTGCTCTTTTTTATGCACGGCGCAAAACTTTCTCGTGAAGCGATTATCGCGGGCAGCAGCCACTGGCGTTTACACCTGTGGGTGATGTGCAGCACGTTTGTTCTTTTTCCGGTACTGGGCGTGCTCTTTGCCTGGTGGGCTCCGGTAAACGTCAGCCCTGAAATTTACACGGGCTTTCTTTATCTGTGCATTTTGCCTGCCACGGTTCAATCGGCCATTGCCTTTACCTCTCTTGCCGGTGGTAACGTGGCCGCCGCAGTATGTGCCGCTTCAGCTTCAAGCCTGCTCGGTATCTTCCTTTCGCCGGTATTAGTTGGCATGGTCATGCATGTGCATGGCGCTAGCGGCAGTTTGCAGCAGGTTGGCAGCATCATGTTGCAGCTATTAGTTCCATTTGTGGCGGGCCACCTTTCTCGACCGCTGATTGGCGATTGGGTCGCGCGTCATAAAAAATGGATTGGTAAAACCGACCAGACGTCAATTCTACTCGTTATCTATACGGCATTTAGTGAGGCGGTAAGGCACGGGATCTGGCACAAAGTCGGCCTGGGTTCGCTGCTGTTTATTGTTGTCGTGAGCCTGGTTTTACTGGCCATTGTCATCGCCATCAATACGTTTGTCGCAAGACGCATGGGCTTTAGTAAAGCAGATGAGATCACTATCGTATTTTGCGGTTCGAAAAAGAGCCTGGCGAACGGTATTCCAATGGCGAACATTTTGTTCCCGGTGGCTACTGTCGGAATGATGGTATTGCCGCTTATGATCTTCCATCAACTGCAATTAATGATTTGCGCAGTGCTTGCCCGGCGTTATCAGAAAGAGACACAGATGGCGACCAAAGCCGCCACCGATAATAGCTGA
- the gltX gene encoding glutamate--tRNA ligase, with translation MKIKTRFAPSPTGYLHVGGARTALYSWLFARNHGGEFVLRIEDTDLERSTPEAIEAIMDGMNWLSLEWDEGPYYQTKRFDRYNAVIDEMLEAGTAYKCYCSKERLEALREEQMANGDKPRYDGRCRHGHEHHATDEPCVVRFANPQEGSVIFDDQIRGPIEFSNLELDDLIIRRTDGSPTYNFCVVVDDWDMEITHVVRGEDHINNTPRQINILKALNAPVPLYAHVSMINGDDGKKLSKRHGAVSVMQYRDDGYLPEALLNYLVRLGWSHGDQEIFTREEMIKLFTLDSVSKSASAFNTEKLQWLNHHYINHLAPEYVATHLQWHIEQQNIDTRTGPELAELVKLLGDRCKTLKEMAETCRYFYEDFSEFDADAAKKHLRPVARQPLEVVRDKLAALSDWTAENVHNAIQATADELEVGMGKVGMPLRVAVTGAGQSPGLDVTVHAIGKQRSIARINKALEYIAAREAQQ, from the coding sequence ATGAAAATCAAAACTCGCTTTGCGCCAAGCCCAACGGGCTATCTGCACGTTGGTGGTGCTCGTACTGCTCTTTACTCATGGCTTTTTGCTCGTAACCACGGCGGCGAGTTTGTGCTGCGTATAGAAGACACTGACCTTGAGCGTTCAACGCCTGAAGCTATCGAAGCTATTATGGATGGCATGAATTGGTTGAGCCTGGAATGGGACGAAGGCCCGTACTACCAGACCAAACGCTTTGATCGCTACAACGCCGTTATCGATGAAATGTTAGAGGCGGGCACCGCGTATAAATGCTACTGCTCTAAAGAACGCCTTGAAGCGCTGCGCGAAGAACAAATGGCGAATGGCGACAAACCACGCTACGACGGTCGCTGCCGTCACGGTCATGAGCATCACGCAACCGACGAACCTTGCGTTGTGCGTTTTGCCAACCCGCAAGAAGGGTCTGTTATTTTTGATGACCAAATCCGTGGGCCGATCGAATTCAGCAATCTGGAGCTGGACGATCTGATCATTCGCCGCACCGATGGTTCTCCAACCTATAACTTCTGCGTGGTGGTAGATGACTGGGATATGGAAATTACCCACGTTGTGCGTGGTGAAGACCACATCAACAACACGCCGCGTCAGATCAACATCCTGAAAGCGTTGAATGCCCCGGTTCCACTTTATGCCCACGTTTCCATGATTAACGGCGACGATGGTAAAAAACTGTCTAAACGCCACGGTGCGGTCAGCGTTATGCAGTACCGTGATGACGGCTATCTGCCAGAAGCGCTGCTGAACTACTTGGTGCGCTTGGGCTGGTCCCATGGCGATCAAGAGATCTTCACGCGTGAAGAGATGATCAAACTGTTCACGCTAGATTCAGTGAGCAAATCCGCCAGCGCGTTTAACACTGAAAAATTGCAGTGGCTCAACCACCACTACATTAATCATCTGGCGCCGGAATACGTTGCGACTCATCTGCAATGGCACATCGAGCAGCAAAACATCGACACCCGTACCGGCCCTGAGCTTGCTGAACTGGTGAAACTGTTGGGCGATCGCTGTAAGACTCTGAAAGAGATGGCGGAAACTTGCCGCTACTTCTATGAAGACTTCAGCGAATTTGATGCGGATGCGGCGAAGAAACATTTACGCCCGGTTGCGCGCCAGCCGCTGGAAGTCGTGCGCGACAAACTGGCAGCTTTAAGCGACTGGACGGCGGAAAATGTCCATAACGCCATTCAGGCAACGGCTGATGAGCTGGAAGTGGGAATGGGTAAAGTGGGTATGCCGCTGCGCGTTGCGGTAACTGGCGCAGGCCAGTCACCGGGTCTTGACGTTACCGTTCATGCGATTGGTAAACAACGTTCTATTGCCCGTATCAATAAGGCTCTGGAATATATTGCCGCGCGCGAAGCACAGCAATAA
- a CDS encoding FlxA-like family protein produces MSNTITTSTPSLQSNASNSASSGGNDLASQISRITLQITKLTQQAKDIANGSGSVDEKQKQQELIQAQIKMLQAQLAQLQRQQVEEAQQKQQQQQPKVEGVNKPSEAHQIDIYI; encoded by the coding sequence ATGAGCAATACCATTACCACATCTACCCCTTCGCTACAGTCCAATGCTTCCAACTCAGCAAGTTCTGGTGGAAATGACCTTGCTTCACAAATCAGCCGTATCACTCTGCAAATCACCAAACTGACGCAACAAGCGAAAGATATTGCTAACGGCAGTGGCTCCGTTGATGAAAAACAAAAGCAGCAAGAGCTGATTCAGGCGCAAATTAAAATGCTACAGGCTCAACTGGCACAGTTACAACGCCAGCAGGTTGAAGAAGCGCAGCAAAAACAACAGCAGCAGCAACCCAAAGTGGAAGGTGTGAACAAACCTTCTGAAGCACACCAGATTGATATCTACATCTGA
- a CDS encoding LysR family transcriptional regulator: protein MNYSLRQLKVFVAVAHAGSFSRAGEQIGLSQSAVSHSVKELESELGVKLLDRTTREVVLTDAGQQLAARLERLLEELTATLLDTRSVGHQLSGTVRVAASQTISAHLMPQSIAAAALEFPAIRFVLHDRPQQWVLQSIRQGEVDFGMVIDPIQAGDLDCEGVLSEPFLLLCRNDHPLAAQAQVPWQALQGANLVLQDYASGSRPLIDDALMRQGIEANIVQQIGHPATLFPMVEAGIGISVLPALALPLPQERSLVVRPLIPVVDRQLMLVRRKNRSLSRAAEAIWQAVRQQAQQLTAARKGDPLFNHDQM from the coding sequence ATGAATTATTCCCTACGTCAGTTAAAAGTTTTTGTTGCAGTCGCGCATGCTGGCAGTTTTAGCCGGGCAGGGGAGCAAATTGGCCTCAGCCAATCGGCTGTGAGCCACAGTGTAAAAGAGCTGGAAAGTGAGTTAGGCGTCAAACTGCTGGATCGCACCACGCGTGAAGTGGTGCTGACGGATGCCGGGCAGCAACTCGCGGCGCGCCTTGAACGCCTGTTGGAAGAACTTACCGCGACGCTTTTGGATACACGAAGCGTCGGCCATCAGTTAAGCGGAACCGTTCGAGTCGCTGCAAGCCAGACTATCTCGGCTCATTTGATGCCGCAGTCTATTGCCGCCGCCGCACTCGAGTTTCCAGCCATTCGCTTTGTGCTGCATGACCGCCCACAACAATGGGTGCTGCAAAGTATTCGCCAGGGTGAAGTTGATTTTGGCATGGTTATCGACCCCATTCAGGCTGGCGATTTGGATTGTGAAGGGGTTCTCTCTGAACCCTTTCTATTACTTTGCCGCAATGATCATCCGCTTGCGGCGCAGGCGCAGGTGCCCTGGCAAGCGCTACAAGGGGCAAATTTGGTATTGCAGGATTACGCCTCAGGCAGTCGACCACTGATTGATGATGCGTTGATGCGCCAGGGCATTGAAGCAAATATCGTTCAACAGATTGGCCACCCTGCGACACTCTTCCCAATGGTGGAAGCGGGGATTGGTATTAGCGTGCTTCCCGCGTTGGCGCTGCCATTACCTCAGGAACGCTCGCTGGTTGTACGGCCTCTGATCCCGGTTGTGGATCGGCAATTAATGTTGGTGCGCCGCAAGAACCGTTCTCTTTCCCGCGCGGCGGAGGCTATCTGGCAGGCTGTTCGCCAGCAGGCGCAGCAATTAACCGCTGCGCGCAAGGGCGATCCGCTTTTTAATCACGATCAGATGTAG
- a CDS encoding EAL domain-containing protein, which yields MILNTTIKKSVTALVLCLLLVPLSRYISPSTTIDGKQIYLAYLPLSLMIAMVFIYGRVAILPLILASAAAFSLCLHFSFMPLMVFVFCLIFPITFCSFMARYYLGVRWRHSLADKGMGIRIFWLGFIAPLSIKALMYIAGHYIHFPDNVAAYFGGNSLIFMVVDVQNLIAASLIFTVLFYYPLRMMLNPNYARAFWRRCVLRDFSGPRRLYSLTWGFCLIALLAVLCSSWGMLQVSGYLVPVIFVLFTLGIRHFGPRLMALLWAISAWLLLTYNDGFLYGVNTEFSLSFILSVFISFSVCMLYLTMMFKKNEWMKRIFRSQAFTDPLTQLPNLRALEHHVQCHPGGTLCCLRMSNLEFLSRHYGMMMRIHCKRVITNQITPYLHEDEQVFQLPGSELLIFLLGQETDARLEHIVDLLNSKKINWHNTMLEIEYGAAYSVIDNNLDELHRTLGQLSYLSDQASASMRVLSLNTRIDYVSDKTTERVLLLQKIKHALNEEDPVALYAQPIKNAAGCGYHEILSRIIFDDEIITPDKFIPVIAEFNLSTRFDMLVINKLVEFLSLHPNTSQHPRFSVNLMPLTLMQKDIAQKIVSLFSQYQVPTCSVIIEVTEEQAFSNSETPLQNITLLRDHGFKIAIDDFGTGYANYERLKRLQADIIKIDGCFIKDITSDSLDPLIVKSICDMARAKQLIVVAEFVETEEQRTLLNELGVQYLQGYLIGKPEPLPLLAAER from the coding sequence ATGATTTTAAATACAACAATCAAAAAATCCGTCACAGCACTGGTTTTATGCCTCTTACTTGTTCCACTTTCTCGCTACATTTCACCTTCCACCACTATTGATGGCAAGCAGATTTATCTCGCTTATCTTCCATTGAGTTTGATGATTGCGATGGTGTTTATCTACGGGCGCGTGGCAATCCTTCCTCTGATTTTAGCCTCAGCGGCGGCATTTTCTTTATGCCTTCATTTCTCATTTATGCCGTTAATGGTATTTGTGTTTTGCCTGATATTCCCAATAACATTTTGTAGTTTTATGGCACGTTATTATTTGGGTGTCCGGTGGCGTCACTCCCTGGCCGATAAAGGCATGGGGATTAGAATCTTCTGGCTAGGCTTTATTGCTCCACTCAGTATTAAAGCGCTAATGTATATCGCGGGGCACTATATTCATTTCCCCGATAACGTGGCTGCCTATTTTGGCGGGAACTCCCTTATCTTTATGGTAGTGGATGTACAAAACTTAATTGCCGCATCACTCATTTTTACCGTGTTATTTTATTATCCGCTAAGAATGATGTTAAATCCCAATTACGCCCGGGCATTCTGGCGGCGTTGTGTGTTGCGTGATTTTAGTGGGCCACGCCGTCTTTACTCTCTCACCTGGGGTTTTTGCCTGATTGCGCTTCTCGCCGTGCTCTGTTCATCATGGGGAATGTTGCAGGTTTCAGGCTACCTGGTGCCGGTTATCTTCGTATTGTTCACGCTGGGTATCCGTCACTTTGGCCCGCGTCTAATGGCGCTGCTATGGGCCATTTCTGCGTGGCTACTGCTGACTTATAACGACGGTTTTCTCTACGGTGTGAATACCGAATTTTCCCTGTCGTTTATCCTTTCGGTTTTTATCTCGTTTTCCGTCTGTATGTTGTATTTGACGATGATGTTCAAGAAAAACGAGTGGATGAAACGCATCTTCCGTTCCCAGGCATTTACTGACCCGCTCACGCAGTTACCCAATTTACGCGCTCTCGAACATCATGTGCAGTGCCATCCAGGCGGGACGCTTTGCTGTCTGCGCATGTCTAACCTGGAGTTTCTAAGCCGACATTACGGCATGATGATGCGTATTCATTGCAAACGCGTTATCACCAACCAAATAACCCCTTATCTTCATGAAGATGAACAAGTCTTTCAATTACCCGGAAGTGAGTTATTAATTTTTCTCCTTGGCCAGGAAACCGATGCTCGCCTTGAGCACATTGTTGATTTACTCAATAGCAAAAAAATAAACTGGCACAACACGATGCTGGAAATTGAGTACGGCGCTGCATATAGCGTTATCGACAATAATCTTGATGAATTACACCGGACCTTAGGGCAATTAAGTTATCTCTCCGATCAGGCGAGCGCTTCAATGCGCGTACTGAGCCTTAATACCCGAATCGACTATGTATCGGATAAAACAACAGAGCGCGTGTTGCTTCTGCAAAAAATTAAGCACGCACTAAATGAAGAGGATCCTGTCGCACTCTATGCGCAGCCGATAAAAAATGCAGCGGGTTGTGGGTATCACGAAATACTTAGTCGCATCATTTTTGACGATGAAATTATTACGCCGGATAAGTTTATTCCTGTCATTGCTGAGTTCAACCTCAGCACGCGCTTCGATATGTTAGTGATAAATAAACTGGTAGAGTTTTTATCTCTTCATCCCAATACCAGCCAGCATCCTCGCTTTTCTGTTAATCTTATGCCGTTGACGTTAATGCAAAAGGATATTGCCCAGAAAATTGTTTCTCTGTTTAGTCAATATCAGGTGCCTACCTGCAGTGTCATTATTGAAGTGACCGAAGAACAGGCTTTTTCAAACTCAGAAACTCCGCTGCAGAATATTACGCTGCTGCGTGATCACGGCTTCAAGATTGCCATTGACGATTTCGGCACCGGGTATGCGAATTACGAACGTCTCAAACGGCTTCAGGCGGATATTATTAAAATTGATGGCTGTTTTATCAAAGACATAACCTCTGACTCGCTCGACCCTCTCATTGTTAAATCCATCTGCGATATGGCCCGGGCGAAACAGTTAATTGTCGTCGCTGAGTTTGTAGAAACGGAAGAACAGCGTACGCTTTTGAATGAGTTAGGCGTGCAGTATTTACAAGGATATCTGATTGGCAAACCAGAACCTCTTCCCCTGCTTGCTGCTGAGAGGTAA
- a CDS encoding diguanylate cyclase has protein sequence MSTSLANRFRLPLAKTLRVIHLVFISVFVLTTFLFWQQGKLFSHGYRTSQLSHLESVVARIESKAHYKIDNLRFLKRIFIEAMDDPIFPGAAIVPSEIKGDSDSSPLWIGELPLPDIIAEDLVARGEETMEVRQELYALRKIQGLFPLASAENELSADLYYISRDGEFIVSLSQEVNSLLIRSYNPHEKQGSFVLASPLLNPHREPFWTRQNIATDNKTLINGSIPVDFGGEWIGLLGIAFDNQAVQEFLADSLPESTQSAYQLFDEQLQPLTGVVGAVNNVQLSAEQLQTIRQTLESTSRGTMRSGTVFITFGKIVGTQSVLISTQTLSQGLHEDFGRFSILLITMWVIFVLFLWGAHRMICRLVRNMGSLQREMQHHALHDDLTGALNRRGFFAKTSQISPNYVDYTLVQLDLDHFKKVNDVYGHLVGDNVLIHATRRIQRAIRSQDILGRIGGEEFCIYLPDSDLKAGIMVATRIKWELEASALILEDGTALPVTASLGVASSSEHPQYTLEQVQSVADMRMYTAKARGRNQVCWQDDEIQA, from the coding sequence GTGAGCACTTCTTTAGCGAATAGATTTCGCTTGCCGTTGGCAAAAACACTCCGTGTGATACATCTGGTTTTTATCTCAGTCTTTGTGCTGACAACTTTTTTATTCTGGCAGCAGGGGAAATTGTTTAGCCACGGGTATCGCACCAGCCAACTTAGCCATCTTGAAAGCGTGGTGGCGCGGATTGAGAGCAAAGCCCATTACAAAATTGATAATCTGCGCTTCCTGAAACGTATCTTTATAGAAGCGATGGATGACCCTATTTTCCCCGGCGCGGCTATTGTTCCGTCAGAAATTAAAGGCGATTCCGACAGTTCGCCGCTATGGATAGGCGAATTACCCTTACCCGATATTATCGCTGAAGACCTGGTGGCTCGTGGGGAAGAAACAATGGAAGTGCGCCAGGAGCTTTATGCCCTACGTAAAATTCAGGGGCTTTTCCCGTTGGCCTCGGCGGAAAACGAATTGTCAGCTGATTTGTACTACATCTCGCGCGACGGTGAATTTATTGTCTCTCTATCGCAAGAGGTGAACTCTCTATTAATCAGGAGCTACAACCCCCATGAGAAGCAAGGGAGTTTTGTCCTGGCTTCTCCGCTGCTAAACCCACACCGGGAACCGTTCTGGACGCGGCAAAATATTGCGACAGACAATAAAACCCTTATCAATGGCTCTATTCCTGTTGATTTTGGCGGGGAGTGGATTGGGCTGTTAGGCATTGCTTTTGATAACCAGGCGGTTCAGGAATTTCTTGCGGATTCATTGCCAGAAAGCACGCAGAGCGCTTATCAACTGTTTGATGAACAATTACAGCCCTTAACCGGCGTCGTGGGGGCGGTAAATAACGTTCAACTGAGTGCGGAACAGCTCCAGACGATACGCCAAACGCTGGAAAGTACGTCCCGTGGCACGATGCGTTCAGGCACGGTATTTATTACTTTTGGCAAAATTGTCGGCACGCAATCGGTATTGATTAGTACCCAAACCCTTAGCCAGGGGCTACATGAGGACTTTGGGCGCTTCAGCATTTTGCTCATCACCATGTGGGTGATATTCGTGCTTTTCCTGTGGGGCGCGCATCGCATGATTTGTCGCCTGGTGCGGAACATGGGAAGTTTGCAGCGCGAAATGCAGCATCACGCGCTTCACGACGATTTGACCGGGGCGCTCAACCGGCGCGGTTTCTTTGCGAAGACCTCGCAAATTAGCCCCAATTATGTGGATTACACCCTCGTGCAATTGGATCTCGACCACTTCAAAAAAGTGAATGATGTCTATGGGCATTTGGTCGGGGATAACGTGCTGATTCATGCAACCCGACGTATACAACGGGCGATACGTAGCCAGGATATTCTGGGGCGCATCGGCGGGGAAGAATTTTGCATTTACCTGCCTGACTCCGATCTCAAAGCGGGCATTATGGTGGCAACCAGAATTAAGTGGGAGCTTGAGGCATCAGCGTTGATTCTCGAGGACGGCACCGCGCTACCGGTTACCGCTTCGTTGGGCGTGGCGTCTTCCAGCGAACATCCGCAATACACGCTTGAACAGGTCCAGTCAGTGGCAGATATGCGAATGTACACCGCGAAAGCGCGCGGCAGAAATCAGGTGTGCTGGCAGGACGACGAAATTCAGGCGTAA